TATTGATAGAGATTTTATTGGGAATCTTCTTTGTCTGGATAACACAGCAATACCACCATACTATGCAACAGGTTCAAGACTTTTCGTTCTTCACTATCTAAACATGTTATCACTTATAATGCTCGAGTTAAGCAGATTTGCGGAGGACATGATATTTTTGAATAGTCTAATACCAAATGCACTAAACCCACCTGTTGAACATGTAGCAACAAGTAGTATAATGCCCCATAAGAGAAACCTTGTCACAATGGAAATTGTTAGAGCCAATGCCTCAAAAGTTTGTGGATTGAGTTTTGAGTCTCAATCTATATACAAAGGCCTTCCGTATGGCTACAATCTAGATTTTCAGGAAATAAATAACGCAATTATGCAGTCTCTTGAAGTTGTTCAAAAGACGTTGGAAATAGTTAAAGATTTTATAAATGGTTTAAACATAAATGAGAATGTTATTCAAAAATATATTGAGGATAAACCATGTTGGAGTAGTGACCTAGTTGAGTATATTGCTTTAACTAATGGAAGACCGGCAAGAGAGGTTTATCTAAGTCTTGCTAGATTATTCAAGGAGTGTAGCGCAATAGATTCGAAATGTGTTTCAAAGCTTCTATCTTCACTTAATCTATCGCATGTCGATATTTGGAACATAGTCAAGAACAAACCCATCGAGATAAACATTAAGAAGATACTTGAAGATGCCTGGACAAGGCTCGAAAGAGACAGAAATATTGTTAAAAGCATTTCACTATTCATTGAAAAGTGTACCTCAGCGCTTTTAAGCTAATTTGGTAGAGTATGTGTGAGGGTTCTTGCACATATACACATTGCCTCATGTAAAATGCGAAACAGGATTGAAAAGCCGCCTGCTACTTGAGAATGGTGATGCTGTAGAAGGATGTGGCTTTGGCGCTAAAGGTATTAGTGTAGGAGAGATTGTATTCTCAACTAGTATGACAGGCTATACAGAGGCTTTAACAGATCCTAGCTATGCTGGTCAAATACTTGTATGGACACATCCAATGGTTGGATGCTATGGAGTTCCAACAAAAGCACATAACTATTGTGGTGTTCCACTAAACTATGAATCTGATAAAATACAAGTTGAAGGCTTTGTAATTTCAGAGCTTCCACCACCAAATCACTATCTAAGTATCTATGATTTGAACACATGGCTTTTGAAAAATGGCGTTCCAGGAATGTACAAAGTCGATACAAGAGCTTTGGTCAAAAAACTTAGAGAACGTGGTGTTATGATGAGTGTTTTAGCTGTTTTTCCAGAAGATGAAGAAGTTTCGTGGGACGAACTTGAAAAGAAACTGAGAACAGCCACGAGATACGACTTAATAAATTTTGCACATATAGTGTCGCCAAAGAATATAGTGGTTCATGAGCCTTTGACAAAGCCCGTAGCTACTATAGCTGTTCTTGACTGTGGTCTAAAGTATGGGATATTGAGATGGCTTTTGAGATACGGATTCAAGGTTATAAGATATCCGTGCTGGGCTAAGGCAAGTGAGCTGCTCGATAATTCTAATGGTATTGTTGTAAGCAATGGTCCTGGAAATCCAGCTGTTTTAGTGGATCAAATAAGAACTGTTAGAGAAATAGTTGAATCTGGCAAGCCAGTTCTTGGAATATGCCTTGGTCTGCAGCTTATATCACTATCTCTTGGAGCTAAAATCTACAAGCTTAGATATGGTCATAGAGGACCTAACAAGGGTGTTGTTGATGTTTTAACTGGTAAAAGTTATATAACAACACAAAACCATGGTTATGCAGTTGATCATAGAAGTCTTGTTGAATCAGATTTAATTTTGTGGTTTAGTAATATTGATGACAAGTCTGTTGAGGGGGTTATACATAAAAAACTACCTGTAATCGCAACACAGTTCCATCCAGAAGGGGGGCCAGGACCCCATGACACAACATGGGTATTTGAAATGTTTAAAAAGATGGTGTTAAACCATGGAGGTAGTTAAAAAAGTTCTTGTAATAGGATCTGGGGCTATTAAAATAGCTGAAGCTGCGGAATTTGACTATAGCGGCAACCAAGCGTTGAAGGCTTTGAAGGAAGAGGGTATTGAAACTATTTTAATAAATCCCAATATAGCAACAATACAAACAAGCTATAAATTTGCTGATAAGGTCTATCTCCTGCCCCTCAAAACGGAATATGTTGCTAAGGTTATTGAAATTGAGAGACCAGATGGAATTCTCATAGGTTTTGGAGGACAAACTGCTTTAAGTATTGGTGTAAGACTTCATGATACTGGTGTGTTGAGTAAATATGGTGTGAAGGTTTTGGGAACACCAATTGAGGGTATTAGAAGAGCATTGTCGAGGTCGTTGTTTAGAGAAACTATGGTTAAGCATGGAATACCTGTTCCACCAAGCAAAGCCACAACATCTATTGATGAAGCTATTAAAATAGCTGAGGAAATGGGGTATCCGGTCATGGTTAGGGTTAGCTTCAATCTCGGTGGAGCAGGAAGCTTTGTTGCGTGGAGAAGAGATGAGTTGGTGAAGAAACTTAGAGCAGCTTTTGCACAATCAGAAATAGGTGAGGTTTTAGTTGAGAAGTATCTTCATCACTGGAAGGAGATAGAGTTTGAGGTTGTTAGAGATAGCTATGACAATGTAGCTGCAGTTGCATGTTTGGAGAATCTAGATCCTATGGGGGTGCATACTGGTGAATCTATTGTTGTAGCACCATGTCAAACGCTTACAGATTTTGAGTATCAACTCTCTAGAAACTTGTCAATAGCAACTGAGAGAGCTATAATGCTTGTTGGTGAAGGAAATGTTCAAGTAGCTCTAAATCCATGGAATAGTGAAGAAGCTTATGTAATTGAAACTAATCCGAGAATGTCAAGAAGCAGTGCTCTTGCTAGCAAGGCAACAGGGTATCCACTTGCATACATTGCTGCTAAACTTGCACTTGGATATAGACTTTACGAGGTTTTAAACAAGGTTACAGGTAAAACATCTGCTTGCTTCGAGCCTAGTCTCGACTATGTTGTTATAAAGATTCCTCGATGGGATTTGGACAAGTTTCCATATGTTGAAAAAACACTTGGTACAGAGATGAAAAGTGTTGGAGAGGTTATGGCAATTGGAAGAGCATTTTTAGAAGCTTTGCAAAAAGCAATAAGAATGCTTGATATTGGTGAGCCGGGTCTTGTTGGTGGAAGAATCTATGAGGATGATACAATCTCAATTGATTACGTATTGGAGAGGATTAGAAGAAGAGAGCCTTATTGGCCAATCTGGGTTGCAAAAGCATTGAAATATGGAATTAATGTTGACACAATATATGAATTGACTGGGATAGACAAACATTTCCTGAAGCAAATACTAGGTGTGGTGCAATTCTATGAAAATCTAAAGAAAATTAGACAAGTAGAAAATATTGATGAGAAGAGCCTATCTAAAATCGTAGCCGAGGGCAAAAGACTTGGCTTTTCTGATGAGCAGCTTGCTAAAGCTCTTGGCATGGACATGGATAAAATTAGGGAGATTAGGAAAAGGCATGGAATAACCCCAGTGGTTAAGCAGATAGATACCTTAGCAGCTGAGTGGCCTGCTCAAACAAACTATCTCTATTTAACACACAATGGGTGGGAGCATGACATTTCCTTTGTAAGTGAAAAGCCAAAGATTATGGTTCTTGGAGCAGGTGGATTCAGAATTGGAGTTAGTGTTGAATTTGATTGGAGCATTGTTTCATTTGCTGATGAGGCTCGAAAACTTGGATATGAAGTTATTGTAGTTAATTACAATCCAGAAACTGTTTCAACTGATTGGGATATGAATGAAAAGCTATATTTTGATGAGATAACAGTTGAAAGAGTTATTGACATCTATGAACTGGAGAAGCCAAGAGGAGTAGTGGCTTTTCTTGGTGGTCAAATATCAAACAACATTGCATGGGAACTAGAGAAAAGAGGGTTATTGTTACTTGGCTCAGCAGGTTATAGTGTTCATAGAGCTGAGAATAGAGCACTGTTTAGCAAGCTCCTCGATGAGCTAGGTATTAAGCAGCCACCATGGATTGAAGCAACAAATGTAAATGATGTTGTGAAATTTGCTGAAGAAATCGGTTACCCAGTGCTTGTTAGACCAAGTTATGTGCTAAGTGGTTCTGCAATGAACATTGCATGGAACAAGAAAGAACTCATAGACTACATAACAAGAGCTGCTAAGATATCTCCCAAATATCCTGTTGTAGTTTCAAAGTTTATTGATAATGCAATTGAATTTGAAATAGATGCTGTAGGCGATGGAAAAACAGCTGTTGGTACAGTAATAGAGCATATAGAGTATGCTGGCGTTCATAGCGGAGATGCAACAATGACCATTCCATATAGGACATTGCCAAGAGAAATTGTGGAAAAGGCATGTAAAGTGGCTATGAAGTTAAATGAGGTTTTGAATATTAAAGGGCCATATAATCTCCAAATGCTTTATAAAGATGGAGATATATATGTTATTGAATTGAACCTGAGAGCTAGTAGATCAATGCCATTCACAAGTAAAGTAACTGGGTATAACCTAATGAAGGCAGCTGTTGAAGCTGCTTTGCTTAACAAACTTAATACGGTTGTTTTTGAAAATAAGTTCAACTTATTATTGCCAAAATGGTTTGGAGTAAAATCACCTCAATTCTCATGGGCAAGACTAAGAGGCTCTTATCCATTTCTAGGGCCAGAAATGAGAAGTGTTGGAGAGGTTGCTGTAATATCAAGGAAATTTGAAAATGCATTTATTTTAAGCTGGCTTAGCGTTTCTGGAAATAAATTACCATCGAAAGACAACATTATATTAATATACAATCCAATGCAAAAAGACTATGTAGAATTGTACGAAGCATCAAAAACACTTTCCAATGCAGGCTATACTGTAGTTACTATAGATACAATGCCTGTTAAAGGTGTTGATGCAATTTCTGAGACAAAAGTTGTTGAGTATATGATAAATAATAAAGTTGATCTAGTTATAACAACTGGTTATGCGCCGGAAAAAGACTACAGGATTAGAAGATATGCAGCAGACTTGGTTGTACCAATGATTCTAAATCATAGATTAGGAGCAGAATTTGCAAAAAGCTTATCTAAATTCACTTTAGATAATGATGATATTAAAGATATGAAAATGTTTTGGACTAGAATAGAGGATATTATAATGCCCATTGCATAAACATTTTTACCTACTTAAGTCAAACACTTTTCTATAAATCATTGCTAAAGCTTATGCTCAATTATTTGAAGTACTTATTATATTTATAGTCTTGTATTGTTCTCATAAACAAAACAAGTCTCTAAGATGAGTTAATCAATATGCTTTTCTCTCCTTTCTTCGAAACCCCATCCTAACTCCAGTAATCACTATATCACTATTAAAAACTTTAACTGCTATTCCAATTATTATAACACATATTATTATTGATGATGCAAATGATGAAAATGCTAGCATAACCATTTTGGGTGAAAGCCTTGTCATCGCTAAGACGTATACTGTGGGAGCAACTAAAATACCATAAATTATGGAGGTCATAATGTTAAGAGGCATTGATATGAATAGTGATGCTATGCCAAAGCCTATGTATATAAACGTTATTGGTGTGGCCAATATTCCTGCTGTTCTTTCATCTGATGATATAGAGCCTATTAAAACTCCTATAGCTCCACTATATATCAATCCTATTACAAGTGATGCTATAACATATACTGCAAAATCAGGTGTAATAAAATCTAGGTTAAGTGGTATAGCTAGCATATTCTGGCTTTTTCCAACTGGTTGAGATATCTGGCTTATCATGAAGAATAGTGCTAGATAATATATGAGACCAGTTAAAAAAGCCATTACAGCAGATCCAGCTATTTTAGCTAAAACAATTTCTCTTCTTGGAACTGGTTGAGATAGAAGCATTTCAAAAGCCTTCTCAACTTTTTCTATAGCTGTTAAACTGGCTGCTGAGGATGTTGTTAAACCCATCATAAATGATAGAATGAGTATTAGTGCTGTCACCAACTGCACAAAATTGTTTATTTGCTGAATACTCATAGCCTTTCCAAAGACTATAACACTTGAGTTTAATACAACGTATCTTTCCTGTGGAAGTGAATAGTTGTACAATATGCTTATAACCCGTGTAATGACTTTTGACAAAATTGATGAAACTAATTGAAGCACACCAATCTTTGCTTGTAAACTAATTTGCGACAAATCCTCTATCTTAGTATAACCCAAAACAACAATAGGAAGTCCAGATGTAGCATTTTCTGTAAAGCCTTTTGGAATCACTATAACATATGGACTTTTATCCAACGCATAACCAAGGTCTGAATAGAGCTTAACTCCACCAGCTAAAGAAACATTAAAATTCTTTACCACTAAGTTTACAAACTGATTATTTTCCTCAGCAACAACACCAATATTTAATTTTGTTGTTTCCTGAATTGTTTGCGAAATACCAGCTCTAGTAATACTTCCAATAAATCCATAGAAAACAAATATGAGCAATAATGATGCTATAAAGGCAGGGTTTCTAAGTATAGCTTTAATCTCTCTAAGAATAAGTTGTTTAAGAGGCATATTAATGTCCTCAGAACTAACTAGGTTTTGCAGACCTTCTTTAAAAACTTTACAATTTAATTTAAAGCAACACAATTCTACAACAGCGTTAAAGGCGCAATGACTAAAGAGCTTAAAAAGGTTTGTTTAAACAGTAGTCTGGTAGTTTTTGCAGCATATAATTATGTGTGCAGGGAGCTATTCAATGACAACTGCAAATCAAATCTATTTAATGAAGAAACTTGAGGAAAGGTATGGTAGTGTAGGTAAAGTTGCAGGAAGATATTTGGCAGCAGGGCTATCTGTAGAATTTATGCATCCAACGCGATACGGACCTATACACATTGTTGTTAGAGGAAATAACTCTGTTTTTGCTATAGATGTTTTTGACAAACCTGGTAAACTAAGTATAGATGATGTTAAAACATTAATAGAGAAAGCGAGACTTATCAAAGCAAAGCCCATACTATTTCTATATTCCAGTGCTGCTAAAGTTGATGATGATGTTTACAAGTTCTGTATAGAGAATGGTGTTAAGATAAAGATGCTCAAAAAAGAATAGAGGTTGAGACACATGGCTCAAAGAATGCATGACAACACAATTTCAGAAGCTGTATTAAGTGTTGCAAAGCTAATGGCAATATCAGCAATAACAGCTCCAAAAGCTAGAGGCATAGACAATGTAGTTGTTAAGATTTTGAGTGATAGAGATTCTATAGAATTATTGGCTAAGAAAATGGAGGAGCTTTCCAAAGAGTATGGGGAATTCTTTGCAAGAGATGCTAGCAATGTGAGAAGAAGTGCTGCTGTTGTTTTAATAGGTTGTAAAATAATTAGAATGGGCTTAAAAAATCCAGCTAAATGGGTCTTAGATGCTGACACTGTGTGTAACATAGTTAATCTTGGTATTGCAATAGGTTCTGCAGTTAAAACAGCTTCAATACTAAATGTTGATAATAGAGTGATGTTTAGTGTGGGTGTTGCTGCACAAGAACTTGGTCTTATAGATGCTGACTATGCCTTTGGAATTCCACTTTCTGCTTATCCAAAGAGTATCTATTTTGATAGGGTATGGCCACCAAAATAGTTCATATTATGAATGGGATTATGTATATAGGTGTTGAAGATAATGAGTTTAGAAGCAATTTTTACTAAATTCTCAATAAGGTCTAGAAGTATAGAAATTAGAATACAATGCACTAGTTGTTGAGACTTATGGATTTTGCAACAGTGTTTCAATACATTACGGTGTTTATAGTATCCTTTCTTCCCATAGCTGAAGTTAGAGGAGGTATACCTCTTGCATTCTACTACTTCTACAATAGTTCAAGTAAGCTAGCTTTTGCTGTTACACTAGCAGTTATAGGCAATCTTCTAATAGCTCCATTTGTTCTTTATCTGCTTAAATACCTTGATTACATCATTAGAAACTCTAATGTGATTCCAAATAGAATTAGAAAAGCATATTTATGGGTAATTAACTATGTTAAGAAAAAAAGTATGAAATTTGAGAGATATGAGGTACCAGCACTTGCAATATTTGTTGCTATACCTCTTCCAGCCACAGGTGCTTGGACAGCATCACTTATAGCATTTTTAATTGGAATGGAAAAGAAAAAAGCGTTAATAGCCATAGAAATTGGGGTTTTGGGAGCCTCAGCAATAGTACTACTAACATGTTTACTAGGCTTAACAATACTTAAAAAACTGTTTTTAATACCATAAAAAGTGGATGATGAGTCCTAGACCAGGCTAATTGGTGAAGAGTCTCCAAATAGCTGAAAAACACTGAATATATTATTTACTTTTCTGAATTTTCTTGAGATACTCTATGATTCCACCTGATTTCAAAATATCTAGAGCCATTCCACTTAAACCTTTGCACATTATTCTCTTAGAATTGTTTATTATAGCTTCACCAGATTCTATATTAATTTGAATAAAGTCGCCATCTTTAACCTCGTTAGATATTTCAGGACATATAATTACTGGTAATCCATTGTTTATAGCATTTCTATAGAATATCCTAGCAAACGACTCTGCCACAACAGCTTTTACACCAGCAGCTTTAATGGCTATAGCTGCTTGCTCTCTTGAAGAACCCATTCCAAATACTTTACCAGCTACTATTATAGCTCCACGTGCCTTCTTATGAAACTCTGGATCCAGAGGTTCAAACACGTGTTGTGCAAGGTATTCTGGATCTGTATACTTTAGATGCTTTGCTGGTATAATTACATCAGTATCTATTTTATCCCCCAACTTTATGACTCTGCCCTCGACAATCACATCACATCACCTGGCTCAACAATTTTACCACTAACAGCTGCTGCAGCAGCTATAGCTGGTCCAGAGAGATATATTTTTGCTTGAGGGCTACCCATTCTACCAACAAAATTCCTATTAGATGTTGATAAAACAACTTCATTAGGTGCTGCAATACCGAAATGACCTCCTATACAAGGACCACAAGTTCCATATGTTACAATGCATCCTGCTTCAACAAGTGTTTGTATATATCCAAGATTCAAAGCCTTTCTAAAAACATTCCATGAAGCTGGTATTGCTATACACCTTGTTTTAGCCTTTTTACCTTTCATTATTTTTGCAGCTATTTCAAAATCCGATAGTCTTCCATTTGTACATGAACCTATAAATACATAATCTACTTCAGTTCCCCACACATCCCTCACACTCTTAACATTGTCAACACTATGTGGTGCTGAAACAAGAAAATCAACTTTGTCAAGCTCAATAGTATACTCATCAACATACTTAGCATCAGGATCTGGTGTAACGATTTTGGGTTCAAAACCCCTCTCACTTCTTATATAATCAACTGTAACAGAGTCTGGTATAAACATGAGTGTATCAGCATTCATTTCAATACCCATGTTAGCAACAGTTACTCTGTAATCCATTGGAAAGCTATTGGGATTGTCAACAAAAACCTCTATGGACATTCCATTGAAGTAATCAGATTTGAAAACCCTTAGTATTTCCAAGGCAACCTCCTTGCCTGTAATCCACTCCCTGGGACTTCCCACAAGCCTTATCTTAAATGGTTGTGGAACTGTAAGCCACGTTTTACCAGTTAAAACAATTGCAGCAATATCGCTTGCACCAAGCCCTTGTGCAAAAGCACCCAATGCTCCTGAGGTAGTTGTATGGCTATCAGCAGCCATAACAACTTGTCCAGGCAAAACATATTTTTCTATCAATACCTGGTGAAGTATTCCAAAGCCAGCATCGTGGAAATTCTTAATGTTATATCTCTTAGCAAATAATCTTATGTTTTGTTGAATTTCAGCACTTCTAACATCTGGTGGTGGAACAAGATGATCAAATGCTATCACAAGGGAATCTAGATTATGTATTCTTGTTTCACCAAGTTTTTCAAGAACCTCAATTACGTGATACCCTGTTAAATCGTGAAAAGCCACAATGTCAACTGCAACCTCTACAACATCTCTAGGCGAAACACTTCTTCCTGAGGCTCTTTCCAAAATTTTTTCTGTGAGAGTCTTACCCATTGACATGCACCAAATAAGCTGCAATTACACAAAAATAAAAACTTGATTGAAGCTAGTAAATTCAATGTTCATAATCTAAATCTTCTTTCAACTTTTTTAACTTTTTTCTCCCAATCCACACCAATTCTTTTCTTCAATCCTTTAACATTGTTTACATAATTTATCGCAGACAAAGCTGCTATAACTCCTGAAGCAGCAGCTATTACAGCTTGTTTATATGGAGTATTGCTTGCAAGATCACCTGCAGCAAAAAGACCTGCTGTCTTTGTTTCTCCTAGATTATTCACAATCACTTCTCCTCTCTCATTTAAGTCAACGAATGGCTTTAGAAAATCTATTCTTGTTTCAAACCCCATTTCAACAAATAAAGCATCTACAGAAAGCTCCACCTTCTCACCATCTCTATCAACAACTACCTTCTCCAGCTTTCTATCACCATGTATAGCAACAACTTTATACCCCTCGAATATTTTCACATTTGCAAATCTCTTTGCATGCTCTATACTTAAATCTTTTTGATAAGGCACAATATAGTAAACTTCTTTAGCTAGAGGAGCAAGCAATTCAATGTTCTCAACACCCTTTTCACCAAAGCTTACAAGAGCCACAGCCTTCCCCTTGTATAAAGGAGCATCACAAATAACACAATAGCTCAACCCTCTGCCAACAAATAGGTCCTCATTAGCTAGGCCAAGCTTTCTTGGAGCCTTTCCACAAGCTGCAACAATAGCTATAGACTCTATAACTAAACCCTTCTTTGTTTTAGCAATGAAGACATCACCTCTTTTCTCCAATAACATAACTTCATCTATAATGATTTCAGCACCAAAGCCTTGTGCTTGTTGCTGAATTTTTAATACAAGGCTTAAACCACTCGAAGATTCAAACCCAGGGTAATTCTCTATAACACTAGCATAGGATAGTTGACCACCTATGTCAGCAGCTACTACAACAACTTTAAGATTTTGTCTTGCAATATATAACGCTGCTGATAAACCAGCTACACCACCACCAATAACAAGAACATCACTTTTAATAACAGCTTCCTCACTCATTGCTAGCCACATTCTAATACAGCCTCTTCTTATTTCATTACATCATTATCTGAATTTAAAATATTTTTTATAATAAATTAATACTTGCCAACTTTATTTAAATTCTTATAACGATTTATATAAATGATGAAATATTTTTATGAGTGAATATATCACTACAATACAAGAGTTTCATTACTTTATATACAATAAACTTTATTCCCACAATAACTAAAGTTGATGTGGGTATAGAAATGGGTTACAATGAAGAGAAGATAAAGGAGGATATAGTTAATGTAATGAGAAATTTATATAGAAGAGGCTTAGTTTCTGCCTTATCTGGCAATGCAAGTATTAGAATTCAAGGATCAAACTATGTTTGGATTACTCCAAGTGGCATATTTAAAGGTGGTTTAAGAGTTGATGACTTGGTTAAAATTGATTTGAATGGAAATGTTATTGAAGGGTTTAGAAAGCCCTCAAGTGAGTGGAGATTTCATGTTGCAATATATAAAAGCAGACCTGATATCAATGCAGTAATCCATGCTCATAATCCAATAACTGTTGCTTATTCTATTGCAGGTTTAAGACTTGATGAGTCTTTGTTATCTGAAGTGCTATTGTTTATAA
This genomic stretch from Ignisphaera cupida harbors:
- a CDS encoding ferredoxin domain-containing protein, with product MAQRMHDNTISEAVLSVAKLMAISAITAPKARGIDNVVVKILSDRDSIELLAKKMEELSKEYGEFFARDASNVRRSAAVVLIGCKIIRMGLKNPAKWVLDADTVCNIVNLGIAIGSAVKTASILNVDNRVMFSVGVAAQELGLIDADYAFGIPLSAYPKSIYFDRVWPPK
- a CDS encoding ABC transporter permease; amino-acid sequence: MPLKQLILREIKAILRNPAFIASLLLIFVFYGFIGSITRAGISQTIQETTKLNIGVVAEENNQFVNLVVKNFNVSLAGGVKLYSDLGYALDKSPYVIVIPKGFTENATSGLPIVVLGYTKIEDLSQISLQAKIGVLQLVSSILSKVITRVISILYNYSLPQERYVVLNSSVIVFGKAMSIQQINNFVQLVTALILILSFMMGLTTSSAASLTAIEKVEKAFEMLLSQPVPRREIVLAKIAGSAVMAFLTGLIYYLALFFMISQISQPVGKSQNMLAIPLNLDFITPDFAVYVIASLVIGLIYSGAIGVLIGSISSDERTAGILATPITFIYIGFGIASLFISMPLNIMTSIIYGILVAPTVYVLAMTRLSPKMVMLAFSSFASSIIICVIIIGIAVKVFNSDIVITGVRMGFRRKERKAY
- a CDS encoding COG2426 family protein, which encodes MDFATVFQYITVFIVSFLPIAEVRGGIPLAFYYFYNSSSKLAFAVTLAVIGNLLIAPFVLYLLKYLDYIIRNSNVIPNRIRKAYLWVINYVKKKSMKFERYEVPALAIFVAIPLPATGAWTASLIAFLIGMEKKKALIAIEIGVLGASAIVLLTCLLGLTILKKLFLIP
- the carB gene encoding carbamoyl-phosphate synthase (glutamine-hydrolyzing) large subunit, which encodes MEVVKKVLVIGSGAIKIAEAAEFDYSGNQALKALKEEGIETILINPNIATIQTSYKFADKVYLLPLKTEYVAKVIEIERPDGILIGFGGQTALSIGVRLHDTGVLSKYGVKVLGTPIEGIRRALSRSLFRETMVKHGIPVPPSKATTSIDEAIKIAEEMGYPVMVRVSFNLGGAGSFVAWRRDELVKKLRAAFAQSEIGEVLVEKYLHHWKEIEFEVVRDSYDNVAAVACLENLDPMGVHTGESIVVAPCQTLTDFEYQLSRNLSIATERAIMLVGEGNVQVALNPWNSEEAYVIETNPRMSRSSALASKATGYPLAYIAAKLALGYRLYEVLNKVTGKTSACFEPSLDYVVIKIPRWDLDKFPYVEKTLGTEMKSVGEVMAIGRAFLEALQKAIRMLDIGEPGLVGGRIYEDDTISIDYVLERIRRREPYWPIWVAKALKYGINVDTIYELTGIDKHFLKQILGVVQFYENLKKIRQVENIDEKSLSKIVAEGKRLGFSDEQLAKALGMDMDKIREIRKRHGITPVVKQIDTLAAEWPAQTNYLYLTHNGWEHDISFVSEKPKIMVLGAGGFRIGVSVEFDWSIVSFADEARKLGYEVIVVNYNPETVSTDWDMNEKLYFDEITVERVIDIYELEKPRGVVAFLGGQISNNIAWELEKRGLLLLGSAGYSVHRAENRALFSKLLDELGIKQPPWIEATNVNDVVKFAEEIGYPVLVRPSYVLSGSAMNIAWNKKELIDYITRAAKISPKYPVVVSKFIDNAIEFEIDAVGDGKTAVGTVIEHIEYAGVHSGDATMTIPYRTLPREIVEKACKVAMKLNEVLNIKGPYNLQMLYKDGDIYVIELNLRASRSMPFTSKVTGYNLMKAAVEAALLNKLNTVVFENKFNLLLPKWFGVKSPQFSWARLRGSYPFLGPEMRSVGEVAVISRKFENAFILSWLSVSGNKLPSKDNIILIYNPMQKDYVELYEASKTLSNAGYTVVTIDTMPVKGVDAISETKVVEYMINNKVDLVITTGYAPEKDYRIRRYAADLVVPMILNHRLGAEFAKSLSKFTLDNDDIKDMKMFWTRIEDIIMPIA
- a CDS encoding NAD(P)/FAD-dependent oxidoreductase produces the protein MWLAMSEEAVIKSDVLVIGGGVAGLSAALYIARQNLKVVVVAADIGGQLSYASVIENYPGFESSSGLSLVLKIQQQAQGFGAEIIIDEVMLLEKRGDVFIAKTKKGLVIESIAIVAACGKAPRKLGLANEDLFVGRGLSYCVICDAPLYKGKAVALVSFGEKGVENIELLAPLAKEVYYIVPYQKDLSIEHAKRFANVKIFEGYKVVAIHGDRKLEKVVVDRDGEKVELSVDALFVEMGFETRIDFLKPFVDLNERGEVIVNNLGETKTAGLFAAGDLASNTPYKQAVIAAASGVIAALSAINYVNNVKGLKKRIGVDWEKKVKKVERRFRL
- a CDS encoding 3-isopropylmalate dehydratase small subunit, producing the protein MIVEGRVIKLGDKIDTDVIIPAKHLKYTDPEYLAQHVFEPLDPEFHKKARGAIIVAGKVFGMGSSREQAAIAIKAAGVKAVVAESFARIFYRNAINNGLPVIICPEISNEVKDGDFIQINIESGEAIINNSKRIMCKGLSGMALDILKSGGIIEYLKKIQKSK
- a CDS encoding 3-isopropylmalate dehydratase large subunit — protein: MGKTLTEKILERASGRSVSPRDVVEVAVDIVAFHDLTGYHVIEVLEKLGETRIHNLDSLVIAFDHLVPPPDVRSAEIQQNIRLFAKRYNIKNFHDAGFGILHQVLIEKYVLPGQVVMAADSHTTTSGALGAFAQGLGASDIAAIVLTGKTWLTVPQPFKIRLVGSPREWITGKEVALEILRVFKSDYFNGMSIEVFVDNPNSFPMDYRVTVANMGIEMNADTLMFIPDSVTVDYIRSERGFEPKIVTPDPDAKYVDEYTIELDKVDFLVSAPHSVDNVKSVRDVWGTEVDYVFIGSCTNGRLSDFEIAAKIMKGKKAKTRCIAIPASWNVFRKALNLGYIQTLVEAGCIVTYGTCGPCIGGHFGIAAPNEVVLSTSNRNFVGRMGSPQAKIYLSGPAIAAAAAVSGKIVEPGDVM
- a CDS encoding lyase family protein; amino-acid sequence: MTLRYRIYIGQTKDFIESYFSSLETDKRLVKYITMVMMAHVKTLMNHGVIPKDHGEEILRKLKEVFQSNGELLYKWIEKSNTLYEDAFEALEAYLHDVSDADAGYVAIGRSRNDHIAAVLRLYIRDNIVNILYKLLEVREALLHKATEFRSIIIPFFTHEQIAQCGSASIFFMSYEYTLANLWKMLYQGLDLLKENPLGSGAASGSLVNIDRDFIGNLLCLDNTAIPPYYATGSRLFVLHYLNMLSLIMLELSRFAEDMIFLNSLIPNALNPPVEHVATSSIMPHKRNLVTMEIVRANASKVCGLSFESQSIYKGLPYGYNLDFQEINNAIMQSLEVVQKTLEIVKDFINGLNINENVIQKYIEDKPCWSSDLVEYIALTNGRPAREVYLSLARLFKECSAIDSKCVSKLLSSLNLSHVDIWNIVKNKPIEINIKKILEDAWTRLERDRNIVKSISLFIEKCTSALLS
- the carA gene encoding glutamine-hydrolyzing carbamoyl-phosphate synthase small subunit, with amino-acid sequence MKSRLLLENGDAVEGCGFGAKGISVGEIVFSTSMTGYTEALTDPSYAGQILVWTHPMVGCYGVPTKAHNYCGVPLNYESDKIQVEGFVISELPPPNHYLSIYDLNTWLLKNGVPGMYKVDTRALVKKLRERGVMMSVLAVFPEDEEVSWDELEKKLRTATRYDLINFAHIVSPKNIVVHEPLTKPVATIAVLDCGLKYGILRWLLRYGFKVIRYPCWAKASELLDNSNGIVVSNGPGNPAVLVDQIRTVREIVESGKPVLGICLGLQLISLSLGAKIYKLRYGHRGPNKGVVDVLTGKSYITTQNHGYAVDHRSLVESDLILWFSNIDDKSVEGVIHKKLPVIATQFHPEGGPGPHDTTWVFEMFKKMVLNHGGS